A genome region from Pseudomonas sp. S06B 330 includes the following:
- a CDS encoding DUF2314 domain-containing protein, giving the protein MTTKTIYDVEGESEALVLARRNAQLTFKHFCRELSSERRRIVPALDFAAVKIGFAVPPSNAATPTQENMWVSDVEFDGETIKGILINSPQWVTSLSAGDVIEVPLSDLDDWMYVADGVVFGGYTIDVIRAGLSIEERASHDAAWGLDFGAPGEVLVAPASSALPEREWSEFPVSEKSFDQLNQVQRDTPSTLSEPEDEAAGIPLWPIGLGILLVGLFGLYCLLSDSLPVALVGSQGTTDQFLSFMLVTLITGIGLISGTGPWYFRWRLRTPQWGKSRALDVVAICLVPVIATLLQHYSNT; this is encoded by the coding sequence ATGACGACAAAAACCATTTACGACGTTGAGGGTGAATCCGAAGCGTTGGTCTTGGCACGCCGTAACGCTCAACTCACCTTCAAGCATTTCTGCCGAGAGCTCTCCTCGGAGCGACGGCGCATTGTTCCTGCCCTCGATTTTGCTGCGGTCAAAATTGGTTTCGCTGTGCCCCCTTCGAACGCAGCAACGCCCACCCAGGAGAACATGTGGGTCAGCGATGTCGAATTCGACGGTGAAACCATCAAGGGCATCCTCATCAATTCCCCGCAGTGGGTGACATCCCTGAGTGCCGGCGATGTGATTGAAGTGCCGTTGAGCGACTTGGATGATTGGATGTATGTGGCTGATGGCGTTGTCTTTGGCGGCTATACCATCGATGTCATCCGTGCCGGGCTGTCGATCGAAGAACGTGCCAGCCACGATGCGGCCTGGGGATTGGACTTTGGTGCTCCAGGAGAGGTATTGGTGGCCCCTGCCTCCAGTGCTTTGCCTGAGCGGGAGTGGTCTGAATTCCCGGTGAGCGAGAAGAGCTTCGATCAGCTCAACCAGGTGCAGCGTGATACGCCATCGACCTTGAGCGAGCCTGAAGATGAGGCAGCCGGTATTCCCCTATGGCCGATAGGCTTGGGGATTCTGCTTGTAGGGTTGTTTGGGTTGTATTGCTTGCTGAGCGACAGCCTGCCTGTCGCTCTAGTGGGAAGCCAAGGAACTACCGACCAATTTCTATCGTTCATGTTGGTGACATTGATCACGGGCATCGGACTGATCTCAGGCACTGGCCCCTGGTATTTCCGCTGGCGCTTGCGTACCCCTCAATGGGGTAAATCCCGAGCATTGGATGTTGTGGCCATCTGCTTGGTGCCGGTGATCGCTACGCTACTTCAGCATTACAGCAACACCTAA
- a CDS encoding sigma-54 interaction domain-containing protein, with translation MSYSSRNIPDPTVQALVSYLEHDTQPTIVLDTDYNILAANGAYQRQFGVDGQAAIGGKCHRVSHHYAVPCDQAGELCPMRKAWDSRTPERVLHVHHTPRGPEHVDVELRPILDQHGEVVAFVERLTSIAVASAQPQQQGLVGRSAAFKDSLSSLQRAAPAQIPVLLQGESGTGKELFARALHLGSPRANGPLVVVDCTGLTESLFESELFGYEKGAFTGALQRKIGLAEAAHGGTLFLDEIGEVPLAMQVKLLRLIESGSFRPVGSLRTVHSDFRLVSATHKPLKEMVAAGTFREDLYYRISGFPIRLPALRERVDDLPLLIESLLQRMVGKTAPHVDSEALKLLSLHSFPGNIRELRNILERARLFTDDGIIRAEHLPAELGSGVGRPEPGLRRRKKDNLGQLAQALQSFGGSRSELARHLGVSERTLYRRLRELGL, from the coding sequence ATGTCTTATTCATCGCGAAATATTCCCGACCCCACTGTACAGGCGCTGGTGTCCTATCTTGAGCACGACACTCAGCCAACCATTGTCTTGGATACCGACTACAACATTCTCGCTGCCAACGGCGCCTATCAGCGTCAGTTCGGTGTTGACGGCCAGGCCGCCATCGGCGGTAAATGTCATCGGGTTTCCCATCATTACGCTGTGCCGTGCGATCAAGCCGGCGAGCTGTGCCCAATGCGCAAGGCCTGGGACAGTCGCACGCCGGAACGGGTGCTGCATGTCCATCACACACCGCGCGGCCCCGAACATGTCGATGTCGAGTTGCGCCCGATCCTTGATCAGCACGGTGAAGTCGTGGCGTTCGTCGAGCGCCTGACCAGCATCGCCGTGGCCTCCGCTCAACCTCAACAACAAGGTTTGGTAGGACGCTCAGCCGCATTTAAAGATTCCCTGTCCAGCCTGCAGCGGGCAGCCCCTGCACAGATCCCCGTGCTGCTGCAGGGAGAGTCCGGGACCGGCAAGGAGCTCTTTGCCCGTGCCTTGCACTTGGGCAGCCCACGCGCCAATGGCCCGCTGGTGGTAGTCGACTGCACAGGCCTGACCGAGTCATTGTTCGAAAGCGAGCTGTTCGGTTATGAGAAAGGCGCGTTCACCGGGGCGCTACAACGCAAGATTGGCCTGGCTGAAGCGGCCCATGGCGGCACCTTGTTTCTCGATGAAATCGGTGAAGTGCCACTGGCCATGCAGGTCAAGCTATTGCGCTTGATTGAGTCCGGCAGCTTTCGCCCGGTCGGAAGCCTGCGCACGGTCCACTCGGACTTCAGGCTGGTCTCAGCCACCCACAAACCGCTCAAGGAAATGGTCGCGGCGGGCACCTTTCGTGAAGACCTCTATTACCGCATTAGCGGCTTCCCGATTCGCTTACCGGCACTGCGCGAGCGGGTCGATGATCTGCCGCTGCTGATTGAAAGCCTGCTACAACGCATGGTCGGCAAGACCGCACCACACGTCGATAGCGAAGCACTAAAACTGCTCAGCCTGCACAGCTTTCCTGGGAACATTCGCGAGCTGCGCAACATCCTCGAGCGGGCGCGCCTGTTCACGGACGACGGTATTATTCGCGCCGAGCATCTGCCCGCTGAACTGGGCAGTGGGGTAGGCAGACCTGAGCCAGGCCTGCGTCGACGCAAAAAGGACAACCTCGGACAACTGGCTCAAGCCCTACAAAGCTTCGGCGGTTCACGCAGTGAACTGGCTCGCCACCTGGGCGTCAGTGAACGTACGCTATACCGGCGATTACGTGAGCTCGGACTTTGA
- a CDS encoding MBL fold metallo-hydrolase translates to MIIGGNLYVEALFDSATSTISYLVMDRGSGHCALIDSVLDYDPKSGRTDSASADKLVARVNELGGKVQWILETHVHADHLSAAAYLKQALGGQIAIGSQITQVQKVFGALFNADQGFARDGSQFDVLFDDEQAFTIGSLQARALHTPGHTPACMTYVVEVDGHCIAFVGDTLFMPDYGTARCDFPGASARTLYRSIQRILALPAQTQLFMCHDYLPGGRELRYMTTVAEQRASNIHIHEGVSEDSFVAMREARDATLEMPVLILPSVQINMRSGQLPEPEENGVRYLKIPLNVL, encoded by the coding sequence ATGATCATCGGCGGCAACTTGTATGTGGAGGCGCTGTTCGACAGTGCGACCTCGACCATCAGCTACTTGGTGATGGACCGTGGCAGTGGGCACTGTGCTTTGATCGACAGTGTGCTCGATTACGATCCGAAATCCGGGCGCACCGACAGTGCGTCAGCCGACAAGCTGGTGGCTCGGGTTAACGAACTGGGCGGCAAGGTTCAATGGATTCTGGAAACCCATGTGCACGCTGATCATCTATCGGCGGCGGCGTATCTCAAGCAAGCCCTGGGTGGCCAGATTGCTATTGGCAGTCAGATTACCCAGGTGCAGAAGGTCTTTGGTGCGCTGTTCAATGCCGACCAAGGGTTTGCCCGCGATGGCAGCCAGTTCGATGTGCTGTTCGATGATGAGCAGGCGTTTACCATCGGCAGTCTGCAGGCCCGTGCCCTGCACACCCCTGGGCATACCCCAGCGTGTATGACCTACGTGGTGGAAGTCGATGGACACTGCATCGCCTTTGTCGGCGATACGCTGTTTATGCCTGACTACGGCACCGCCCGTTGTGACTTTCCCGGCGCCAGTGCGCGCACGTTGTATCGCTCAATCCAACGCATTCTCGCCCTCCCCGCGCAAACCCAGTTGTTCATGTGTCATGACTACCTGCCAGGTGGGCGCGAACTGCGTTACATGACCACGGTGGCCGAACAGCGCGCCAGCAATATTCATATCCATGAAGGCGTCAGCGAAGACAGCTTCGTCGCTATGCGTGAAGCCCGTGATGCCACCCTGGAGATGCCGGTACTGATCCTGCCTTCAGTGCAGATCAACATGCGCAGCGGCCAACTGCCCGAACCTGAAGAGAACGGTGTGCGCTACCTGAAGATTCCGCTCAACGTGCTCTGA
- a CDS encoding NAD(P)/FAD-dependent oxidoreductase — translation MHAPLSSAEVPKGDHHKVLIVGAGAAGIAAASSLICRDPSLDVAIIDPADVHYYQPGWTMVGAGIFQARSTARTMASTIPGGVRWIKARVETFDPQAQTVTLDNGRLLSYEQLVVCPGLTLDWNAIEGLSETLGRNGVTSNYRYDLAPYTWQLVQNLREGRALFTQPPMPIKCAGAPQKALYLSCDHWLRNGRLGQVQAQFFNAGGVLFGVPDYVPALMEYIDKYAVDLQYAHRLVAVDGPAKKATFVRTLPDGSTETHVHAFDMLHVVPPQVAPDFIRNSPLADAAGWIDVDPATLRHKRYANVHGLGDGINTTNAKTAAAARKQAPVVANNVLVALGRLPKLAHYDGYGSCPLTVERGKIVLAEFTYGGKLAPSFPRWLLDGRRPTRLAWLLKAQILPPLYWRCMLKGREWLAKPQTAPTEVQQ, via the coding sequence ATGCATGCTCCACTTTCCTCTGCCGAGGTGCCGAAAGGCGACCATCATAAAGTGCTGATAGTCGGCGCCGGCGCTGCCGGTATCGCTGCCGCTTCCAGCTTGATCTGCCGTGACCCTTCGCTGGATGTCGCGATCATCGATCCCGCTGACGTCCACTACTACCAACCGGGCTGGACTATGGTGGGTGCCGGGATCTTCCAGGCCCGCTCCACTGCTCGGACCATGGCTTCGACCATTCCTGGCGGCGTGCGCTGGATCAAGGCACGGGTCGAGACGTTTGACCCCCAGGCACAGACCGTGACCCTGGATAACGGCCGCCTGCTCAGCTACGAGCAACTGGTGGTCTGTCCTGGTCTGACGCTCGATTGGAACGCGATCGAAGGCTTGAGTGAGACCCTTGGTCGCAATGGTGTGACCTCCAATTACCGCTACGATCTGGCGCCCTACACCTGGCAGCTGGTACAGAACCTGCGCGAAGGGCGGGCGCTGTTCACTCAGCCGCCTATGCCGATCAAGTGCGCAGGTGCGCCACAAAAAGCCTTGTACCTGTCGTGTGACCACTGGCTGCGCAACGGCCGCCTGGGACAAGTGCAAGCGCAGTTCTTCAACGCTGGCGGGGTGTTGTTTGGCGTTCCCGACTATGTGCCGGCACTGATGGAGTACATCGACAAGTACGCCGTCGACCTGCAGTACGCCCACCGCTTGGTAGCGGTCGATGGCCCAGCCAAGAAGGCGACTTTTGTTCGCACCCTGCCCGATGGCAGTACCGAAACTCACGTCCATGCATTCGACATGCTGCATGTGGTTCCGCCCCAGGTGGCCCCTGACTTCATTCGTAACAGCCCATTGGCTGATGCTGCTGGCTGGATCGATGTTGACCCGGCAACCCTGCGTCACAAGCGTTACGCCAATGTTCATGGCCTGGGTGACGGCATCAACACCACCAACGCCAAGACTGCCGCCGCCGCACGCAAACAGGCCCCCGTGGTCGCCAACAACGTGCTGGTTGCTCTCGGGCGCTTGCCCAAGCTGGCCCATTACGATGGTTACGGCTCCTGCCCGTTGACTGTTGAGCGCGGCAAGATCGTTCTGGCCGAGTTCACCTATGGCGGCAAGCTGGCGCCGAGCTTCCCGCGTTGGCTGCTCGATGGTCGTCGTCCGACACGCCTGGCCTGGTTGCTCAAAGCGCAGATCCTGCCGCCATTGTACTGGCGCTGCATGCTCAAGGGCCGGGAGTGGTTGGCCAAACCGCAAACTGCACCGACTGAGGTACAGCAGTGA
- a CDS encoding sulfite exporter TauE/SafE family protein: protein MIEQQFLAGGLGAIIGAVLALTGAGGGILAVPLLVFGLGLSMVEAAPVGLLAVGMAAAVGAVLGLRQGVVRYRAAAFVALIGIVAAPLGLMLAHQLPNEPLALTFAVVLIYACARMLLKARRELRGEPPLGKRTVMPCVLNPLQGRLRWTLPCARALAFTGALSGLLSGLLGVGGGFVIIPALSRYTNLDMKSIVATSLAVIALVSTGSVVSASVGGVMHWTVGAPFAGGAVLGLLVARQFASRLAGPRLQQLFATVGICSAVLLVVKTLST, encoded by the coding sequence GTGATCGAACAGCAATTCCTTGCTGGTGGATTGGGCGCGATCATCGGTGCCGTGTTGGCGCTGACCGGTGCCGGGGGAGGCATTCTTGCCGTTCCGTTGCTGGTCTTTGGCCTTGGCTTATCGATGGTCGAGGCTGCCCCGGTCGGCCTTCTGGCTGTCGGTATGGCTGCTGCGGTCGGTGCTGTGTTGGGGCTGCGTCAGGGTGTGGTGCGTTATCGTGCTGCGGCCTTTGTCGCGCTGATTGGTATTGTCGCCGCGCCGTTGGGACTGATGCTGGCGCATCAACTGCCCAACGAGCCATTAGCGCTGACTTTCGCCGTGGTGTTGATCTACGCCTGCGCACGCATGTTGCTCAAGGCACGACGCGAGCTGCGCGGTGAACCACCACTGGGCAAGCGTACGGTCATGCCATGCGTGCTTAATCCGTTGCAGGGGCGCCTGCGTTGGACTCTGCCCTGTGCCCGAGCGTTAGCATTTACAGGGGCGTTGTCCGGGCTGCTGTCGGGTTTGCTGGGAGTGGGCGGAGGCTTTGTGATTATTCCGGCACTGAGCCGCTACACCAATCTGGACATGAAGAGCATCGTTGCCACGTCTCTGGCGGTGATTGCCCTGGTGTCCACGGGTAGTGTGGTCAGCGCCAGCGTTGGTGGGGTCATGCACTGGACGGTGGGCGCACCGTTTGCAGGTGGTGCTGTGCTGGGGCTGCTGGTCGCCCGACAGTTTGCCAGCCGCCTGGCCGGACCACGGCTCCAGCAACTGTTCGCCACGGTCGGCATCTGTTCGGCTGTGCTGCTGGTGGTGAAGACCCTGAGTACGTGA
- a CDS encoding LysR family transcriptional regulator: MFDWNDLRFFLELQRSGRLLTAAKRLNTTHSTVARHIDNIEQSLGTALFVQHAQGYELTPSGQALLKHAEAMENVALLAQEEITQAITPLGKIRLGVTEGIGIMFFTPRMGSLFERYPGLEVELVAVPRFVSILNREAEISIHLERPNADLLITRKLTDYRLALYASPEYLAQAPALDHREDLAKHNWIGYVDDLLFSQELLFLNSFCRAPNVVFRSTSVIAQQQAARAGLGIAVLPNYMARHDPALVRVLPNETIQRSYWICTRRELHKSVRLRVVWDFLLALCAQEQDALLAE, translated from the coding sequence ATGTTCGACTGGAATGATCTGCGATTTTTTCTCGAGTTACAGCGCAGCGGTCGCCTGCTGACCGCGGCCAAGCGCCTCAACACTACCCACAGCACCGTGGCCCGGCACATCGACAATATCGAGCAGAGCCTGGGTACTGCCCTGTTCGTTCAACACGCCCAAGGTTACGAACTGACGCCCTCCGGCCAGGCCCTGCTCAAACATGCCGAAGCCATGGAAAACGTCGCACTACTGGCCCAAGAAGAGATTACCCAGGCCATCACTCCATTGGGCAAGATCCGCCTGGGTGTCACTGAAGGCATCGGTATCATGTTCTTCACCCCGCGCATGGGTAGCCTGTTCGAACGCTATCCGGGATTGGAGGTGGAACTGGTCGCTGTGCCGCGCTTTGTCAGCATCCTCAACCGCGAAGCAGAAATCAGCATCCACCTGGAACGGCCTAATGCTGACCTGTTGATCACCCGCAAACTCACTGATTACCGCCTGGCGCTGTACGCCAGCCCCGAGTACCTGGCCCAGGCACCTGCACTCGATCACCGCGAAGACCTGGCCAAGCACAACTGGATCGGCTACGTCGACGACCTGTTGTTCAGTCAGGAATTGCTGTTTCTCAACAGCTTCTGCCGCGCACCGAATGTCGTGTTTCGCAGCACCAGCGTCATCGCCCAACAGCAGGCCGCCCGCGCCGGATTAGGCATTGCCGTGCTGCCCAATTACATGGCCCGGCATGACCCGGCGCTGGTGCGAGTACTGCCCAATGAAACCATCCAGCGCAGCTACTGGATCTGCACCCGCCGCGAACTGCACAAGTCGGTTCGCTTGCGGGTGGTCTGGGATTTTCTTCTGGCGCTGTGCGCGCAGGAGCAGGATGCCTTGCTGGCGGAGTAG
- a CDS encoding GMC family oxidoreductase has translation MPSADPVYDYVVVGAGPAGCLLANRLSADSGCRVLLLEAGGKDNYPWIHIPVGYLYCIGNPRTDWCFKTEAQPGLNGRALGYPRGKVLGGCSSINGMIYMRGQAGDYDRWAEQGNAGWAWNDVLPLFKASENHFAGASDIHGSTGEWRVEQQRYSWPILDAFRDAAAQSGIARVADFNGGDNQGCGYFQVNQRAGIRWNSGKAFLRPILNRPNLTVLTDVLVDQVTLDAGRASAVRARWQGRWQHFSARREIILCAGSVGSPGILQRSGIGPRGLLESLGIAVRHELPGVGGNLQDHLQLRLIYQVNGARTLNQVANSAWGKLGMGLRYLYDRSGPLAMAPSQLGAFVRSGPEHASANLQYHVQPLSLERFGEPLHRFPAFTASVCNLRPASRGRIDIRSANPDDAPLIDPNYLSDPQDLQVAAQAIRITRKIVQAPALAAFSPREYLPGPDLQSEEQLHEAAGQIGTTIFHPVGTCRMGHGPLDVVDDQLRVHGVPGLRVADASIMPQIVSGNTCSPTLMIAEKAAQLIIRGMLSTARIDEENAVPTP, from the coding sequence ATGCCATCAGCCGATCCTGTCTACGATTACGTGGTTGTGGGTGCCGGTCCTGCCGGATGCTTACTGGCCAATCGATTGTCTGCCGATTCCGGCTGCCGGGTGTTGTTGCTCGAAGCGGGCGGTAAGGACAACTATCCCTGGATTCACATTCCAGTGGGTTACCTGTATTGCATCGGTAACCCGCGTACCGACTGGTGCTTCAAGACCGAAGCGCAACCTGGGCTTAATGGTCGCGCCTTAGGTTACCCACGGGGCAAGGTGCTCGGTGGCTGTTCCTCGATCAATGGCATGATCTACATGCGTGGCCAGGCCGGTGACTACGACCGGTGGGCCGAGCAAGGCAACGCCGGTTGGGCCTGGAACGATGTCTTGCCGTTGTTCAAAGCCAGCGAAAACCACTTTGCCGGTGCCAGTGATATCCACGGCAGTACGGGTGAATGGCGGGTTGAGCAACAACGCTACTCCTGGCCGATTCTCGATGCCTTCCGTGATGCCGCTGCGCAAAGTGGTATCGCCAGGGTTGCTGATTTCAACGGCGGCGATAATCAAGGCTGTGGATACTTTCAGGTTAACCAGCGCGCCGGCATTCGCTGGAATTCGGGCAAGGCCTTTCTGCGCCCGATCCTCAATCGCCCCAATTTGACCGTGCTCACCGATGTTCTGGTCGATCAGGTAACCCTCGACGCAGGTCGTGCCTCTGCGGTACGGGCACGTTGGCAAGGCCGTTGGCAGCACTTCAGTGCCCGTCGCGAGATTATCCTCTGCGCAGGCTCGGTGGGTTCGCCCGGTATCCTGCAGCGTTCGGGCATCGGCCCGCGGGGTTTGCTGGAGAGCCTGGGGATAGCGGTGCGGCATGAATTGCCCGGGGTTGGCGGCAACCTGCAGGACCACCTGCAACTGCGGCTGATTTACCAGGTCAATGGCGCGCGTACCCTCAACCAGGTCGCCAACAGCGCGTGGGGAAAGCTGGGCATGGGCCTTCGCTATCTGTACGACCGCAGCGGTCCACTGGCCATGGCGCCGAGCCAGTTGGGAGCATTTGTGCGCTCCGGGCCGGAACACGCCTCGGCCAACCTGCAATACCATGTGCAACCGCTATCGCTCGAGCGCTTCGGCGAGCCACTGCATCGCTTCCCGGCGTTTACCGCATCGGTGTGCAACTTGCGGCCGGCGAGCCGTGGACGCATCGATATTCGCTCCGCCAACCCGGACGATGCGCCACTGATTGACCCCAACTATCTCAGTGACCCGCAGGACCTGCAGGTTGCCGCCCAGGCCATTCGAATTACCCGCAAGATTGTCCAGGCCCCTGCCTTGGCGGCTTTCAGCCCGCGTGAATATTTGCCCGGGCCAGACCTGCAAAGTGAAGAACAACTGCACGAAGCCGCCGGCCAGATCGGTACGACGATTTTCCATCCGGTCGGCACCTGCCGGATGGGCCATGGCCCGTTGGACGTGGTTGACGATCAGCTTCGCGTGCACGGCGTACCGGGCTTGCGCGTCGCCGATGCCTCGATCATGCCGCAGATTGTTTCCGGCAATACCTGCTCACCTACCTTGATGATTGCCGAGAAGGCGGCGCAATTGATAATTCGGGGAATGTTATCCACAGCTCGGATCGATGAAGAAAACGCAGTACCGACGCCCTGA
- a CDS encoding MFS transporter: protein MSEYTQEQGAATVSNSRREERKIIFASSLGTVFEWYDFFLYGALAAVISKQFFAGVNDTTAFIFALMAFAAGFLVRPFGALVFGRLGDMIGRKYTFLVTIVLMGVSTFAVGLLPTYASIGIAAPIILVILRMLQGLALGGEYGGAATYVAEHAPAGKRGFHTGFIQSTATLGLLLSLVVVLGSRYISGDQFEVWGWRLPFLLSIVLLAISTWIRMSMHESPAFVKMKAQGKASKAPIRESFGSWPNLKVVLTALFSINAGQAVTFYTAQFYVLFFLTQMLKMDPAQANTLLIISVVIGAPFFVFFGWLSDRVGRKPILMLGLLLATLLYFPLFKALSHYANPQIDAASRQAPIVVMADPQSCTFQFDPVGKARFDSPCDKAKTFLVKQGLPYSSESVPAGTELVVTVGDQRINGFDEAALRAAIDKAGYPAKADPAAVNETMVVVLIVAMILIATMTYGPLAAVMVELFPTRIRYTSMSLPYHIGNGWFGGFLPTVSFALVVYTGDIFYGLWYPVLITGVSLVVGLFCLKETRDVDIDKV, encoded by the coding sequence ATGTCGGAATACACTCAGGAGCAGGGCGCGGCTACGGTGAGCAACAGCCGCCGTGAAGAGCGCAAGATCATTTTCGCGTCATCCCTCGGGACAGTTTTCGAGTGGTATGACTTTTTTCTTTATGGGGCACTGGCCGCGGTCATCAGCAAGCAGTTCTTTGCCGGTGTGAACGACACCACTGCCTTTATCTTTGCCTTGATGGCCTTTGCCGCCGGCTTTCTGGTGCGGCCGTTCGGCGCCCTAGTGTTCGGCCGATTGGGCGACATGATCGGACGCAAGTACACCTTCCTGGTGACCATCGTGCTGATGGGAGTGTCGACTTTCGCAGTCGGATTGCTCCCGACTTACGCTAGCATCGGCATTGCCGCACCGATCATCCTGGTGATCCTGCGCATGCTGCAGGGCCTGGCGTTAGGCGGCGAATACGGCGGTGCTGCGACCTACGTGGCTGAGCATGCGCCAGCCGGCAAGCGCGGCTTCCATACCGGGTTCATTCAGTCCACGGCTACCCTAGGGCTACTGCTGTCGCTGGTGGTTGTGCTGGGCAGCCGATACATCAGTGGCGATCAGTTTGAAGTCTGGGGCTGGCGCCTGCCATTTCTGCTGTCGATTGTGCTGCTGGCGATCTCCACCTGGATCCGCATGAGCATGCACGAATCCCCCGCCTTCGTGAAAATGAAGGCCCAAGGCAAGGCCAGTAAAGCGCCGATCCGTGAATCCTTTGGTTCCTGGCCCAATCTCAAGGTGGTGTTGACTGCGTTGTTCAGCATCAACGCAGGGCAAGCGGTGACCTTCTACACCGCGCAGTTCTACGTACTGTTCTTCCTCACCCAGATGCTCAAGATGGACCCGGCTCAAGCCAATACCCTGTTGATTATCAGTGTGGTGATCGGTGCGCCGTTCTTCGTGTTCTTCGGCTGGTTGTCGGATCGCGTTGGCCGCAAACCGATTCTGATGCTTGGCCTGCTGCTTGCTACCCTGCTCTACTTCCCGCTGTTCAAGGCCCTGAGCCATTACGCCAACCCGCAAATTGACGCCGCCAGCCGTCAGGCGCCGATTGTGGTCATGGCCGATCCACAAAGCTGCACCTTCCAGTTCGATCCAGTGGGTAAGGCGCGCTTTGATAGCCCTTGCGACAAGGCCAAGACCTTTCTGGTCAAGCAAGGCCTGCCCTACAGCTCTGAATCCGTCCCCGCCGGTACTGAACTGGTGGTCACAGTCGGTGACCAGCGTATCAATGGTTTCGATGAAGCCGCGCTGCGGGCGGCTATCGACAAGGCGGGCTACCCGGCCAAGGCAGATCCTGCTGCCGTGAACGAGACGATGGTGGTGGTGCTGATTGTAGCGATGATCCTGATCGCGACCATGACCTACGGCCCGCTGGCGGCCGTCATGGTGGAGTTGTTCCCGACGCGGATTCGCTACACCTCGATGTCACTGCCGTACCACATCGGCAATGGCTGGTTCGGCGGCTTTCTGCCCACCGTGTCGTTTGCCTTGGTGGTGTACACCGGCGATATCTTCTACGGGCTGTGGTATCCAGTGCTGATCACTGGTGTCAGCCTGGTGGTGGGGCTGTTCTGCCTGAAAGAAACCCGTGATGTGGATATCGATAAAGTCTGA
- a CDS encoding lysophospholipid acyltransferase family protein has translation MSILQAIRIFLFYLLLGTSSLLWCTLSFFIAPFLPFSARYRFINVYWCRFALVLVRVFLNIKVKVTGAENIPKQPCVILSNHQSTWETFFLSAYFSPLSQVLKRELLYVPFFGWAMAMLRPIAIDRDNPKAALKQVASEGDKLLKDGVWVLIFPEGTRVPFGQIGKFSRGGTALAVNAGLPVLPIAHNAGKFWPKEGWSKRAGTIEVVIGAPMFAEGTGPRAIAELNDRAAAWNEQTQRDLGSLPAQAPNAAQGVA, from the coding sequence ATGTCGATCCTGCAGGCGATCAGAATTTTTCTTTTTTACCTGCTGCTGGGTACCAGCTCCTTGCTGTGGTGCACCCTGAGCTTTTTTATCGCGCCGTTTCTGCCATTCAGCGCCCGTTACCGCTTCATCAATGTCTACTGGTGCCGCTTCGCACTGGTGTTGGTGCGGGTATTCCTGAACATCAAGGTCAAGGTAACTGGGGCCGAAAACATCCCCAAGCAACCCTGTGTGATTCTGTCCAATCACCAGAGCACCTGGGAGACCTTCTTCCTCTCTGCCTATTTTTCACCGTTGAGCCAAGTGCTCAAACGTGAACTGCTGTACGTGCCGTTCTTCGGCTGGGCCATGGCCATGCTGCGGCCAATCGCCATTGATCGTGACAACCCCAAGGCCGCCCTCAAGCAAGTCGCCAGCGAAGGCGACAAGCTGCTCAAGGATGGCGTCTGGGTCCTGATCTTCCCGGAAGGCACCCGTGTGCCGTTCGGTCAAATCGGCAAATTTTCCCGCGGCGGCACCGCCCTCGCAGTAAATGCGGGTCTGCCAGTCCTGCCGATTGCCCACAACGCCGGCAAGTTCTGGCCCAAGGAAGGCTGGAGCAAACGTGCCGGAACCATCGAAGTGGTAATCGGTGCGCCGATGTTCGCAGAAGGCACTGGCCCACGCGCCATTGCCGAGCTCAACGACCGCGCAGCGGCCTGGAACGAGCAGACCCAGCGCGACTTGGGGTCATTGCCTGCGCAAGCACCTAACGCTGCTCAGGGCGTTGCCTGA
- the gmhB gene encoding D-glycero-beta-D-manno-heptose 1,7-bisphosphate 7-phosphatase, with product MKLLILDRDGVINQDSDAYIKSLEEWIPIPGSIEAIAQLSKAGWTVAVATNQSGIARGYYDLATLEAMHTRLRALVAEQGGEVGLIVHCPHGPDDGCDCRKPKPGMLRTIAAHYQLDLAGVWFVGDSKGDLEAALTVDAQPILVKTGKGERTLSKGIPQGTLIFDDLAAIARELIHK from the coding sequence TTGAAACTGCTGATTCTCGATCGAGACGGAGTGATCAACCAGGACTCCGACGCCTACATCAAGTCGCTGGAAGAATGGATACCCATCCCCGGTTCGATTGAGGCCATTGCGCAGTTGAGCAAAGCCGGCTGGACGGTGGCAGTCGCCACCAACCAGTCCGGTATCGCTCGCGGCTACTACGACCTGGCAACCCTCGAGGCCATGCATACGCGCCTGCGCGCACTGGTGGCCGAACAGGGCGGCGAGGTCGGCCTGATCGTGCATTGCCCACATGGCCCGGATGACGGCTGTGATTGCCGCAAACCCAAGCCGGGCATGCTGCGAACCATCGCCGCGCATTACCAGCTTGATCTGGCCGGCGTGTGGTTTGTCGGTGACAGTAAGGGTGACCTGGAAGCCGCATTGACCGTCGATGCTCAACCGATTCTGGTAAAAACCGGAAAAGGCGAGAGGACCCTGAGCAAGGGAATTCCTCAAGGAACGTTGATTTTCGATGATCTGGCAGCCATCGCCAGAGAACTTATCCACAAATAG